The DNA region AATAAAACCTTCCCCCCTTTATCATAAGCGAAGGCATCTTTAAATTGTTCGGTAGGGAAAACTGCTGATGCCGCAAGCTGAAATTCGGTCCTGCCAATGGAATGTACCAAATGACTGATCATCTGTGTTTTTTCTTCGAGCGAAAGCCCTGCCACGTATCCCCTCACACCAAAACCTTTAATAACCAGGTTTTTAAAAACGACTTCGGCGTTGAGGTAGGCAGCCGGCCGTGGATTAAGCAAGCCATAAACAATCAGATGCCCTCCGGGTGATAACGAGGATATTATTTCAGTAGCCAGCTCCCCACCTACCGCGTCAAGCGCTGCTTTGATGCCTTTGCCTTTGGTAATTTTATCAATAACCTGTTTAAGTTTACCGGATTCAGGAACTATTACTTCCTCGGCTTTTAAAGCTAATAACTCTTGCTTTTGCGCCTCATCGCGTACTGTGGCTATAACACAAATACCTTTTTCGGCGGCAAGTTGTATTACTATACGCGATACTGTGGAATGGCCCGCGGTAAGCAGCAGCCAGTCGCCGCTTTTTACTTGTGCTTCTTGTATTAAACCATATGCGGTGTACGAATTGAGTAATAATTGCGCGGCTTTTGCTAACGGGAAGGTATCGGGCAATAATACTACGTCCTGCTCATCGACTACCACATATTGTGCCCACGCCCCAATTTTGCTAAAAGCTACCAGGCTTCCTTTGGGAATAAGACTGTCATGCCCGGCTTCTTCAACATAGCCGGCTCCTTCCAGTCCTGCTATTTGGGGCAGCACCGGCTGATAGCGGTATTTTCCGGCAATAAAAAGCAGGTCGGCCGGGTGTACAGGGCAGGCCTTCACCCTGATGAGCAACTGGCCGGAAGCCGGCTTAGGGTAGGCTAAATGTTTCAGTTGTATCACATCAGCGGCATTGCCTGCTTGCTCAAAAACCAATGCTTTCATAGTTGAAATACAAATTTCGGCTATGAAAGTTTTAGCAGGGTGGTTTCCAATACAGGTGATTGGGAGGCAGAGCGGAGATAATAACAACCCTGCTCTACGCAATTTAACTGATGATATCTATTAAAAGTATACCAGCCGGATATACTGCGGCTACGGTTTGGATGTGGCTCATCAGATTTTTATCTGCCAGTTGCTAACAACAATAAAGGCTTTCACCTTATTGAGAAAGCCTTTATTGTTATTGTTTATGCCCTTTTAAAACTTAATGCTCATGCTTAATGTACCACGAGTTGGATTTTGCGGCGCCAGACGGAACGACCAATATTTTTCGTTGGTCAGGTTATCCAGCTTAAAGCCTATGCGGTATTTAGGCTGATCATAAAACACAGTAGCATCAACCGTGGTATATGAGGGTATAGTGAATTTAAACGTAGCGGTATTGGTTTGGTATGAATCGCTTCCGTAGTTGCCACCCACGCCAAGACCTAAACCCTGAACTTTACCGTGGGTAATGCGATAGCTCATCCATAGGTTGGCCAACCTTGCCGGACCTGAGTTGGCAGGACGTAAACCCTGCAAGCCCGTACCCGGAGCAGCATTAGTTATTTTGCTATTGTTGTAAGCAAAGCCAGCTACAATGTTGAAACCGTTAAAAGGATTAGCAATCAATTCAGCCTCGATACCTTTGCTAAGTTGAGTACCCGCCTGAGTTGAAAAGCCGGGATGGGCAGGATCATCCATAGTAGTGTTGGTTACCGAAATATCGTAGTAACTGATAGTCGAGCTGATCTTGTGATCCCAGGCATCAACCTTTACACCGGCTTCCCACTGGTTGGCATATTGCGGTTTAAAGGGTGTGTTATCAAAACTGGTGGCGCTTACATTATTAAAACCATTCATATAATTACCAAATAATGATACCTGGTCTTTAAGTATCTGGTAAACCAAACCAAATTTGGGCGACCATGCCGTTTGGCTGAAATTGCCGGTGGTTTTGCCATCGGCGGGTGTGTAAGCGCCTTTGTTAACAAACCTGTCGATACGGATGCTGGCCATGGCGTTCAGGCGTTCGGTAATATTAAACACATCTGATACATAGGCAGCGTAAGAGCTTTGGTTGTTTTGAACATAATCGCCAGGCTTGGGAGCGGCAGCGGCCACAAGTGCCGAAACTTTATCTGCCGTAAAACTATTATAAGCTGCTCCCGGATCAAGGTAACTGATTGCCGGGGTGCTTACGGTAACATTGGTATTATTGCTTTTTTGATTATAATACTCTAAACCTGCAACAATGCGGTTACGGAACTGACCGATTTTAAAATCGCCTATAAAGTTTTGCTGTACGTTGGTGATATAGTAAGGATAATCTTCCTGGGTAACCTGCCGTTTTATCTGCTTGGAACTATCAACAAGCGTAAATGCCGTAACCATGCCCTTGGTAGTTGAAAAGGTTTTATTGAACATGGTTTGAGATTTCCAGTGATCCGAAATTTTGTAATTGATCAATGAATAAAGATCAATTTGCCTGCTCAGGTAATCAATGCTATTGTTACCGAAAGAACGTTTATAGTCGATGCCCAGATCTTTAACATTATAGGTCTTTCCTTTGATATCCGGGGCAAGCCTGTAGGCCGAAGTGGCGTTCGAGTTGCCTATTTCAGCGTCAACATCAACCGATAAACGATCATTAACGATGTAGGTTATGCTGGGAGCGACAAAAAAACCACGATTAAAACCCGCGTCCTGGAAACTATGCTCATTGTGCAATGCCGCGTTCACGCGGAACAGCACCGTATTATCCTTATTTAAAGGCATGTTAACATCAGCTGTAAGGCGATTGAGATCGAAGCTCCCTGTTTGGTAAGCAATTTCGGTACGCGGCGTTTCATTAGGTTGTTTGGTAACACGGTTAAACAAACCACCGAATGAAGCCAGGCTGCTGTTGAACAGCGTACCTGTAGGGCCTTTTATAGCTTCTATCTTTTCAATATCGGCAGGGTCGATACTATTAAAATTATACCCCGCCACGCTGTTACGGATAAAGTTGCCGGTAACAAAACCTCTTGATAGCAAGGTGGTACGCCCGTTATTATATACTAATGGCACACCTGTACCCGGGATATTTTTAAAACCATCTGCATAGCTGGTCACGATCTGCTCTTTCATCAGCTCGCTGGTAACCACACTGTATACCTGCGGGTTTTCCAGGTTTTTTAGTGGCAAACGGGCAACATCTTCAGTTTCCTTTTTTAGGAATTTGTTGTGCCTGGCACTTTTAACATAAACCTCCTGCAGGTCTTTTGCTCCTTCGGTTAAAACAAAACTTACTGTGGTGGTTTCGCCTGCACTAACAGTAACCTCTTTGGTTTGAGTTTGCAGGCCGATAAAACTTGCAACAATGGTGTATATACCAGCCGGAACATTTTTAATAGTAAAATGACCGCTTTGCCCGGCAGTAGCACCAAACTTAGTATTGGTTAAAACAATATTGACATACTCAGCAGCCTTACCATCGGCAGTTTTCACAGTACCCTTTATAGTTCCTGTGCCGGTTTGCGCAGCTGCGTTATAGTTTAAAAACAGTATCGCCAGTATAAAGCTAAAAGCTATTTTGAATATTACTTTAAGAGTTGAAGAAACATTTGTTATGGCAGGCTTGCCGGAAGCAAGAATAGGGGTAAGTGTAAAATGCATGTTTTACTAAATAAATTAATTAAAGGATCAGCGTTAATCCGGGCCACGAAGTTTTGGCAACCGCGCTAAGCCCAGGCCGGGCGCAAAGTTATATTTATTTAGATTAATTACAAATAAGGGTTTAAAATATAAAATATCAGCTAACGATAAGCCACCTATGCTATCACGAATAGGTATCTTGATGAAGCTTACAACTTACGTAGTTCATCAATCATCGCCGGGCGGCGGGCATATCTAATTTTGAGTTGCTTCACAAGGTCCATAATTTGATCCTTACCCGCCGGGATATCTGTCAGGATCATTTCTATTTTGCTGACTAATGCCGAGTACCCACTCCTTTCATTGACACGATCAGCATAGGCATCCAGCGCAGGGAGATAAATCTCTATTAATTCTGTCGGATAGTGCGGGCATAAATACTTGTGATATTGTAATATGCAGTCAAGGCCGGGTTCGTTTTTAACTAACGCAAAAAGCCGGTCAGGATAATTCTCCTCAATATAAAATGGTGCCAGGTTACTTAATAGCTCACTATTTAACGACCTCCATTTATTTTTTTTCTGATAGTTTATAGCCTCTTTGATCTTTTTTTCAATCTCTTTTTCAATTATATCGCCCCACTCATCGGCACTAAATGTATTTTTCCATTGGTTGTAGTATTGCTTATTGAACATGTTACCAAAAGCAAATTGCTTACAAAATCTCCTTATCGTTAAAATATCATTTTCAATCTCTGCAATACGTAATAACTGTTCTTCCCAATCTCTGAGGGTACCTCTCAAATTTTCCTTTTCCGCGATTTGAATACCACCAGCTATCAACATTTTTGCAGTTTCAAAATTCCGGGCACTAATCGCTTTATCCACCTGGTCCTGCCTTATTGTTTTAATATGCAGGTTTTCATTAATTAATTCCACTACCTCTTCGGCCCTGCCTGCATTTTCAAGAAAAGCGATTTTTTTTTCGAGGAAGAAATTTCGGGTATAACCACCCCCTGGCTTCCGGAGTTTGGTATCTATAAAGTCTAAAAATTCTGTGCTTTTCCCGAGATTGCCTGCAAGGATTTCAAAAGTTTCAAATAAGTTATAACCAATATCGCCATCAAAATATCGCTCGTTATGGAGTTCATCTGTAATAAATTTGAAGATAGCTTCCTTGATGTCAACGGCAGCATCTTCATCGGCAACTATATCATCTATCAGTTCAACCACATCAAAAATGATTCCGCCTATGTCTCCGCTTGAGTCATCGGCTGAAAGCGAGATCCATAACACTTCCTTCAATAAAACCGATGCGATGGAGAAAGCGTCTTTATAATTCCCTTTTTTGATAAAGCTATTGGCATCGCCAATAAATTTGTCTATTTCCCTGGCAAAACCTGTTGCCGAACGATATTCAATAAACCCATGGGGTGCGTGTTTCTTAAATAACTTTTGAATAAGCTCTGTGTATTTTTCGCCTACGTTTAACCTGTCATCTTTGTCGGCAAAAAACACTTCAAATGCGATTTTGAAATCTTTGTTTTTACCTGCAAAGTGCTTTACGAAAGTACGGTATTCATCTGCACTAATTTTTGACAGCAACGCATCAAACTGATTTTTCTTCTTTTCGTTTTCAGGAATATTGACAACTTCTTTAAATTCGTCGCGAATGGTAAAAAGTACGGCGGCAATATGCTTACAGGTATCCCCATCATAAGGGCAATCGCAGTAATAATCGCCAATCTCTTCACCTGCCAATATTGTTATCGTTACCTGATAACAATCAGAGCCTTCTACTTCGGCAGTCCAATCTCCCTCATCTTCTTCAATGCTTAAAACAGCACCATCCTTATAGTACTTTTTCCCTCTTTGGAGTATTGCTGGATTAATCCACCTTTCAAAGTTTTTTAACGTGAGCTTTTCTTCGTTATAAATTATTTGCACCTTACGATTAATTATTTTGATCCTTACCTTTATATAAGTTATAGCTTATTTTACTTTTATACCCTATTTCGAAAATTAAGATTAAGATATGGCAATAGAAATAAAACCCGAAATAATAAAAGAAATTGCAGGCTGGCTTGATACCGGCATGCTTTGTTTTTATCATAAAACCACAGGTGAGCTTGAATCTTACCCGGAAAATTTAGAATACTCTGGGATGGAAGACATGTGGACTGAAGTTACCGAAAAAATAGACGCAAACCCGGATGACTATATAGCGTTTGAGCCGATGCCCAGTTCCGAAGCGTTCAGGGTAATGGAAGACTTTGCAGGTACAATTGAAGACTCATTTACATATACCAGGTTTAGAGACGCACTTTCACACAAGGGGTCATTCAGAAATTTCAACAATTTACTGCATGAATATCCCGAACTGAGGCAGCAATGGTTTGAGTATAAAAACGAAAGCTATATTACCTACGTAAAAACCCTGATAGCGCTGGAAAATGATTTTGAGTCAGATATGTAAGAGAGCCTGGCTACTTTAATTCTCATAAGTGATCAGTACCGCCAGGTCCTCATTACCGGCAGGCTTTAATCCGTGGCTGCTGCCTGGTTTGGTAAGCACAGCATCACCGGTTTTCATAGAAATCTCTTTGCCGTTCATTGTTAATATGCCGTTGCCCGACAGGATATAGTAGATCTCCTGCTTTTTCTGAAGGTGGTACCCTATAGATGACCCGGGATGCAGGATCCTTTTACGGAAAGCAAATTTTACACTTTTATCATTACCAAAATAAGAGAAAGCTGTAGTATTGCCCCCTCCGTTATGTGAGCCGGGCTCTTCTTTTCGCAAGTCGTTTTCATGCTCCGGAATGTAGCCGCCATCCTGTGGCTTTATAAGGGTAAATGCCAATAATCCGGTTATCAACAGCATTATGCTGCTGCCTAAAATTGCTTTAATCCTGCTGCTCATGAATTTAAGGTTATACACAAATATATTAAAACGGGTTAATATGCCCTTTTAATGTTTGTAACAAACGCAGGATAGAGGGGTAAATTAAAAATGAAGATAGAGCGGAGAAAATTTATTTAACTAATTCCAGCAACCTGA from Mucilaginibacter sp. SJ includes:
- a CDS encoding cupin domain-containing protein; amino-acid sequence: MSSRIKAILGSSIMLLITGLLAFTLIKPQDGGYIPEHENDLRKEEPGSHNGGGNTTAFSYFGNDKSVKFAFRKRILHPGSSIGYHLQKKQEIYYILSGNGILTMNGKEISMKTGDAVLTKPGSSHGLKPAGNEDLAVLITYEN
- a CDS encoding TonB-dependent receptor; translation: MHFTLTPILASGKPAITNVSSTLKVIFKIAFSFILAILFLNYNAAAQTGTGTIKGTVKTADGKAAEYVNIVLTNTKFGATAGQSGHFTIKNVPAGIYTIVASFIGLQTQTKEVTVSAGETTTVSFVLTEGAKDLQEVYVKSARHNKFLKKETEDVARLPLKNLENPQVYSVVTSELMKEQIVTSYADGFKNIPGTGVPLVYNNGRTTLLSRGFVTGNFIRNSVAGYNFNSIDPADIEKIEAIKGPTGTLFNSSLASFGGLFNRVTKQPNETPRTEIAYQTGSFDLNRLTADVNMPLNKDNTVLFRVNAALHNEHSFQDAGFNRGFFVAPSITYIVNDRLSVDVDAEIGNSNATSAYRLAPDIKGKTYNVKDLGIDYKRSFGNNSIDYLSRQIDLYSLINYKISDHWKSQTMFNKTFSTTKGMVTAFTLVDSSKQIKRQVTQEDYPYYITNVQQNFIGDFKIGQFRNRIVAGLEYYNQKSNNTNVTVSTPAISYLDPGAAYNSFTADKVSALVAAAAPKPGDYVQNNQSSYAAYVSDVFNITERLNAMASIRIDRFVNKGAYTPADGKTTGNFSQTAWSPKFGLVYQILKDQVSLFGNYMNGFNNVSATSFDNTPFKPQYANQWEAGVKVDAWDHKISSTISYYDISVTNTTMDDPAHPGFSTQAGTQLSKGIEAELIANPFNGFNIVAGFAYNNSKITNAAPGTGLQGLRPANSGPARLANLWMSYRITHGKVQGLGLGVGGNYGSDSYQTNTATFKFTIPSYTTVDATVFYDQPKYRIGFKLDNLTNEKYWSFRLAPQNPTRGTLSMSIKF
- a CDS encoding zinc-dependent alcohol dehydrogenase family protein, giving the protein MKALVFEQAGNAADVIQLKHLAYPKPASGQLLIRVKACPVHPADLLFIAGKYRYQPVLPQIAGLEGAGYVEEAGHDSLIPKGSLVAFSKIGAWAQYVVVDEQDVVLLPDTFPLAKAAQLLLNSYTAYGLIQEAQVKSGDWLLLTAGHSTVSRIVIQLAAEKGICVIATVRDEAQKQELLALKAEEVIVPESGKLKQVIDKITKGKGIKAALDAVGGELATEIISSLSPGGHLIVYGLLNPRPAAYLNAEVVFKNLVIKGFGVRGYVAGLSLEEKTQMISHLVHSIGRTEFQLAASAVFPTEQFKDAFAYDKGGKVLLAF
- a CDS encoding UPF0158 family protein gives rise to the protein MAIEIKPEIIKEIAGWLDTGMLCFYHKTTGELESYPENLEYSGMEDMWTEVTEKIDANPDDYIAFEPMPSSEAFRVMEDFAGTIEDSFTYTRFRDALSHKGSFRNFNNLLHEYPELRQQWFEYKNESYITYVKTLIALENDFESDM
- a CDS encoding SWIM zinc finger family protein, which gives rise to MQIIYNEEKLTLKNFERWINPAILQRGKKYYKDGAVLSIEEDEGDWTAEVEGSDCYQVTITILAGEEIGDYYCDCPYDGDTCKHIAAVLFTIRDEFKEVVNIPENEKKKNQFDALLSKISADEYRTFVKHFAGKNKDFKIAFEVFFADKDDRLNVGEKYTELIQKLFKKHAPHGFIEYRSATGFAREIDKFIGDANSFIKKGNYKDAFSIASVLLKEVLWISLSADDSSGDIGGIIFDVVELIDDIVADEDAAVDIKEAIFKFITDELHNERYFDGDIGYNLFETFEILAGNLGKSTEFLDFIDTKLRKPGGGYTRNFFLEKKIAFLENAGRAEEVVELINENLHIKTIRQDQVDKAISARNFETAKMLIAGGIQIAEKENLRGTLRDWEEQLLRIAEIENDILTIRRFCKQFAFGNMFNKQYYNQWKNTFSADEWGDIIEKEIEKKIKEAINYQKKNKWRSLNSELLSNLAPFYIEENYPDRLFALVKNEPGLDCILQYHKYLCPHYPTELIEIYLPALDAYADRVNERSGYSALVSKIEMILTDIPAGKDQIMDLVKQLKIRYARRPAMIDELRKL